TGGCGGGTGGCGGTGGTCGCGACGGGCTCGGTGCGGCGCACGAGGGAGACGAGGCCGGAGTCGACGTTCGGCGCGGGCCAGAAGACGTTGCGGCCGATGGAGCCGGCCCGCTTCACGTCCGCGTACCAGTTCGCCTTCACCGACGGCACGCCGTAGACCTTGTTGCCGGGCTTGGCGGCGAGCCGGTCGGCGACCTCGGCCTGGACCATGACGAGGGTCCGCTCGATGGTCGGGAACCGCTCCAGCATGTGGAGCAGGACCGGCACGGCGACGTTGTACGGCAGGTTGGCGACGAGCGCGGTCGGCGCCGGGCCCGGGAGCTCCTGCACCTGCATGGCGTCGGAGTGGACGAGCGTGAAGCGGTCGGCGCGCGCGGGCATCCGGGCCTGGATCGTGGCCGGCAGCGCGGCGGCGAGGATGTCGTCGATCTCGACGGCCGTCACCCGGTCCGCGGCCTCCAGGAGGGCCAGGGTGAGGGAACCGAGTCCGGGCCCCACCTCCACGACGACGTCGTCGGGCCGTACCCCGGCCGTCCGGACGATCCGCCGGACGGTGTTGGCGTCGATGACGAAGTTCTGGCCCTTCTGCTTCGTGGGGCGCACGCCGAGGGCGGCGGCCAGCTCACGGATGTCGGCGGGGCCGAGGAGGGCGTCGGGGCTTTCGGGGCCGGTGGTGGTGCTCACCGGTACAGCGTAGGCCCCGCACAGGGCCCGGGCTCACCGGTGGAGTGTCGACCACCGGTGCGGCCCCCGCTCACCGGTGCAGCCGTCGGCCGCAGTGGGGCCACGGACTCGCCCCCCGCTGCACGTAGAGCTTCTTGGCCCGGAAGGTCTGCTCCGCGGCGGGCGCGTTCTGGGCGGTGCCGGTGCCGCCGAGGGACCGCCAGGTGCCCGGGTCGAACTGGTAGAGCCCGCCGTACGTCCCCGAGGGGTCGACGGCGTTCGGCCGGCCGCCGGACTCGCAGGCGGCGAGTGCGCCCCAGTCGAGGCCGTCGGCCCCGGCGACGGTGGTGGGCAGTGCGCGGGTGCCGACGCGGACCTTGCGGCTGACGGGTTCGCGGACGATCTCCTCGCCGGTCCTGCGGGGCTTCTGCTTGACGCCGTTGACCGTGCGCAGGCTGTACGTGACGCGGCGGACGCCCGTGACGCCCTGCCGCTCGACGACCTC
Above is a genomic segment from Streptomyces sp. NBC_00094 containing:
- the rsmA gene encoding 16S rRNA (adenine(1518)-N(6)/adenine(1519)-N(6))-dimethyltransferase RsmA produces the protein MSTTTGPESPDALLGPADIRELAAALGVRPTKQKGQNFVIDANTVRRIVRTAGVRPDDVVVEVGPGLGSLTLALLEAADRVTAVEIDDILAAALPATIQARMPARADRFTLVHSDAMQVQELPGPAPTALVANLPYNVAVPVLLHMLERFPTIERTLVMVQAEVADRLAAKPGNKVYGVPSVKANWYADVKRAGSIGRNVFWPAPNVDSGLVSLVRRTEPVATTATRQEVFAVVDAAFAQRRKTLRAALATWAGSPAAAEDALVKAGISPQARGEALTVEEFARIAEAKA